Genomic window (Desulforapulum autotrophicum HRM2):
CTTTGGTCCTAAGGACGGTCATTTTGATGCCTATGCAGTGCTCATGGGATACAAGGCAAAGGCACGAGCCCTGGGTGCCCAATACATGGAAAATGAGGTCGTGGATCTCATCACTGCCGACAAAGCCATCCAGGGTGTAAAACTTGCCTCGGGTGAAACGCTTATCTCATCAACTGTAGTCAACTGCACAGGTGCATGGGCTGCTAAACTCTGCAAAAAAGCAGGAATAACCATCCCTGTTGATCCGACAAAACGCCAGTGTTTTGCCGTTGATCCAGCCATCAAACCAGCCACGGCCCTGCCGTTGACCTTTATTCCGTCCGGATTATACTTTAGAACCGAAACCGGTGGACTTATTCTGCTGGGTAAATCCCTGCCAGAAGATCCCGTTGGCTTTGATTTCTCCTGGGATCAGAAACGGTTCCTTGAAAACCTCTGGATTGAACTTGCCGAATTCGTACCGGCCTTTGAATCTCTCAAGCTTGTCAGGGGATGGGCAGGGCTCTACGCTGTGAACACCCAGGACGCCAATTCCATCCTGGGCGAATGGCCGGAACTCAAGGGATTCTACCTTGTCAACGGCTTTTCCGGCCATGGTCTACAGCAGGGACCGGCAGTGGGGCGCTATATCACAGAATTAATCACCAAAACAAAACCGGTACTGGATCTTTCAATTTTTGGCCCCCAAAGGATTATCAACAACACACCCATCATGGAAGGCGGTATTTACTAATTAGTAAAACAAAAACACCCAGCGCCAGGCCCTTTTTACAAAAGAGCCTGACGCCGGGCTTTAGTTTGATGAAATCTACATGAACCCCGAGTAAGGAACCTGTCTCAAAGTGCTATAAACATGTTTGATCATGGTAATATAGTCAAAAACAGGAAGATGGGTTGCATTGAACACGGCCGAAGAATAGGGAGGAAGATCGCTACATTCAAGCAGGAATGCACCGATATCGGAATTTTGCTCAAGCACCTGTTTTGCCACCCCGACAATCTCCGCCTCTATCTTATCAGAATCAAGGGTTCCCTTTTCTTCAAGGACAGATTCACGAAACTCAGTGCTGTTTTCCATGCCGGCAAGAACAAGGGCAATATCTGGATTTACGCCCACGTTCAAGAAATGTTCAGGGGTAATGGCCGTGGAATCTGCGGTGATAACCGCTACTTTTTTGGCTGGCGTAATGATCTGCTGTATAAACGGAATCTGCAGAAGGCTTGACATGAGCACCGGGATATTTACAGATCGTTTTATCTCCTGCTGAAAAAGAGCCATAAAACCACAGGCCCCTGTAATAGCCTTTACACCTTCATCCTCAAGCTCCCTTGCGGCATCAATGAACGGTTGAATCAATGAAGGATCCCGCTGGGTAAGCAGCCGTTCGATGGTGGCATCCTTTACGACTTTGTATCGTACCGGAAAATCATAGGTCGTGGCGTTGCCAACATTACCGGGAATGCAGGGATAGGTGGCATCTAGGATAAGGATACCGATGGCCTCCCCATACCAGGATTTCTTTGAGTCGTTTGCAAGGTAAACAGTCATTCTTCCCCTCCTGTATTTTTCGTATGTCATCAAACAGTTCTGGAACAGATTCAGTGTTGTATACTACAAGAATGCTCAAAATATATAAATGACATATCAGTAAGGCAATATCGTGTCAAGATGTTTGCACTACTTGATAGGATGGGTTAAACACGCTGATCAATAGGGGTATACGCAGTTTCTTTGGGGCCGGTATAAATCTGTCTGGGCCGGCTGAGTTTCCAATGGGGATCCCTGATGCTCTCCAACCACTGGGCGATCCAACCGGGCAGTCTGCCAATGGCAAACATCACCGGAAACATATTCGTTGGTATGCCCATGGCACGAAAGGCAATACCGGTATAAAAATCGATGTTGGGATAGAGATTCCGTGAGATAAAATATTCATCCTCAAGGGCTGTTGCTTCAAGCTCCCGGGCAATATCAAGCAGCGCATCACTGCGACCAAGGGCTCCAAGGAGTTTGTGGCATACCTCTTTCATTATTACAGCTCGGGGATCATAGGTTTTATAGACCCGGTGACCAAACCCCATCAACCGAAAGGAATCGTTGGGGTTCTTTGCCCTTTCTACAAAACTGCGGCAATCGCCTCCCCCCTTCCTGATTGCTTCGAGCATCTCGATCACCGCCTGGTTAGCCCCACCATGGAGCGGCCCCCAAAGGGCTGTAATTCCAGAGGATATGGCCGCATAAAGGTTTACCCTGGCACTGCCAACCAACCGCACGGCCGAGGTGGAACAGTTCTGCTCATGGTCAGCATGGAGGATCCAGATCACCCGTAATGCATGGACCACCTCCTCCTTTAATTCATAAGGCCTGACGGTTGAATCAAACATCATGTGCAAAAAATTGGCACAATACGAAAGATCCGGTCGTGGGTAGATCACCTGATATCCCATGGATATTTTGTAGGACATGGCGGCAAGAGTACGAATTTTGGAAATCAATCGGGTCACCGTAACCTTGATCTCTTCATCTTCGTTGGCAATTTCCGGATAAAAACTGCGAAGACTGTTAACCATGGACGATAAAATGCCCATGGGATGGGCATTGGGCGGAAAATTCTGGAAAAAAAGTCTCATATTCTCATGGACCGGAGAATAGTCGGTCAACTGTTCAGAAAACTGGGTCAACTCATCCCTGGTGGGAAGGGAGCCATGGATAAGAAGAAAGGCTGTCTCCTTGAAACTTGCCTGTTGGGCTAACTCCTGAATGGGAATTCCCCTGTACCTGAGTATCCCCCGTTCACCATCCATAAAGGTGATGCTGCTGGTACAACTGCCGGTATTGGCATAGCCCGGGTCAAGGGTAATCAGCCCGGTTCTTGCCCTGAGGGTTTTTATATCAATGGCCTGTTCCCCTTCTGAACCTTCCACCAAAGGAAAATCAAAACATCGGCCTTTGCACGAAAGTTGAATCGTATCGTGTGGGTTTTCCATTGTTCATCCTCTATTTACAGCAATTGATCTATCCGGGAATGCAAAACGATAAATTCATCCAGGAATCCGGCGAAATGGAGACATCCACCCAAGAATGAAACGTGCATATCCCGGTGTGAATCCCGGCAGCTTTCCCTGTTATGGGAAAACTGCCGGATGTGGCAATTCTATCCTTTGATGATCCTTGGCAGAATCATCTGGTGCTGGGGACAGATGGATTTAGGGTTCTGGTAGGCAGAACCGGTAAAGGCGACCATGTAGTTCCGGATCTCGGACAGCTTTACGATCTCGTCCACATACCCGACTTCGGCGCAGTATTTGGGCCGTGAAAAGGTTTTGTAATCATCGGCGATCTTGTTCATCTTTTCAATGATGGGCTCGATGGGCCGGCCGGCATCCTTTTCCTTGACCAGACGGCGGGAATACATGGCAACGGCGGCTGTTTCCCCGTGCATCACATAGACCTCGCTTGCAGCCGTGCCAATGGAAAAAGCGTTGGTATCGTTGCCCTGGGGACCGCCCAGGAGATAGTGGGCCGCAGCAGAGCCTTTGCGTAAAAGTACCATCATCTGGGGAAGATCGGTCTGCTGGATCGAGTAGATCAGGCTCTGGCCGATGCCGAGGAGTTCGGCCTTTTCAGCCGTATCCCCCACGTCGATTCCCGAGGTGTCCTGGAACCAGATCAGCGGTATCCGGTCCCGGCCGGCCAGGGTGACAAACTCGTTCATCTTGATCATGCCCTGGCGGTAGAGCTTGCCGCCCATGCCCGGGTAATCGGCATACTCCGGATACCCTTTGCCAAGATATCCCTGGCGGTTGCCGATGATGCCCACAAGGAATCCATTGACCTTGCACAGCCCCGTGTAGACCTCGGGTCCATAACCGGGCCTGAACTCCATGGATTCCGAGTTATCCACCAGCCGGGCCAAAATTTCCTCAAAGTCATAGACCTTTTTCTGGTCAATGGGCAGCAGGTTGTAAAGATCCTGGGCATCAAACTTGGGTTCAGCCGGTTCTGCCACCCGGAAAAACCTGGGGTTGTAGGCAGGAATTTCGGCCATGTACTCTTTAAGGCCGTCCAGCACACCGGTTTCTTCCTCGTACACATACCTGAAGAACCCCGTGCCGTCGTAATGGGTGGCAACGCTTCCCGGGGGATGGCTCTTGAAATGCCGGGTATTTTCGATGATCTGTTCAGCTGCGGCCCCGTCAAAATTGCCCTTGGGAGCCATGCCGCTCACAATGCCGGCACCGCCAACGGCGATGTTGCAATCCTTGTGGGCAAAGAGGATGGTGGGGCTGATGCTCTGGTAACCGCCACCTGCAGGGTTGGTGCCGTAGATGCCGGCAAGCACGGGAATGCCCATCTGATTGAGCTCAGCATGGCGGTAAAAGGGCGTTCCTGCCCCCCTGCGATTGGCGTAGAATTTCTCCTGCTCGGTCAGTTTTGCCCCGCTGCAGTTGACCAGCCACACCAGGGGAATGTTCAGCCGCTTGGCAAGGTCGGTTACCCTGAGGATGTTTTCAGACTGACCGGCAAGCCAGGCCCCGGCCATGACCTTGTTGTCAAACCCGATGATCACGGCCCAGCGTCCGGAAATCTTGCCCAGACCATCAATCACATTGGTGGTTCCCTCGCTGTTGTTGGCCGGATTGTAAAGAATGTGCAGGGGCGACCAGGTGCCCTTGTCAACGATATAATCCAGACGCTGCCACACGGTCATCTGGCCCCGGGCATTGATCTTTTCTTCGGAAAAGCCTGCGTTCTTGATGGTGTCTACGGCCTCGTCGATCTCCTGCTCCACGGCCTTAAGGCTTTGGGCATTGTCCACGCCCCGCTTGATCTGCCCCTTTTTCAATGGGTTGCCAAAGTCCGGCATTTTTTCAAAATATGGTCTCATAGATCCTCTCCAGTATCTGTCAATTCCAGGAGCACCTTAATCAGACCGCGTCTCAATTAAGGTCTCCCCGGTCCTAAATTTCCCGCTCTCCAGTAACGTCCAGACTATTGGGGATCAATGGTCATGAGAACGGCATCCTCTTCAACGGTATCACCGACCTTGACGTTGATCGTTGCAACCTTACCGTTGCAGGGAATGTATATGGGGGTTTCCATTTTCATGGCCTCGATGAGTACGGCATCGTCATCCTCTTCGACGCCATCGCCCACATTGACATAAATTTCAACTATTTTGCCCAGCATTGGGGCCAGCAGTTCTTCGCTCATTGTATTTCTCCTTTAATGCATCAATTTTATTGAATCAGGGTCAGACAACACCCTGGGGTATTTATTCAGCCAGGGTCACATACCGCCCTGCCCCATTTATTGAAGCAGGGTCAGAAAAATCCCTGCGGCAATGACAGTACCAATGACGCCTGCCACATTGGGTCCCATGGCATACATCAGCAGATAATTCTTTTTGTCGGCCTCCTGGGCCACCTTGTGGACCACCCGGGCCGCCATGGGCACGGCAGATACCCCTGCAGCCCCCAGCAACGGATTGATCTTATCCTTTAGAAACAGATTCATGATCTTAGCAAGTACAATCCCCATTGCCGTACTCACGGAAAAGGCAACAAGACCCAGGCAGAACACAAAAATCACCTCAGGTTTCAAAAACACCTCGGCATTCATGGTAGCACCCACGGGCAGGCCAAGAAAAATGGTGACAATGTTCAACAGCTCGTTCTGGGAGGCGTGGGTCAACCGTTCAACCACCCCGGACTCCCTGAAAAGGTTACCCAGCATGAACATGGCGATGAGCGGCGCTGCTGCGGGAATCAGAAGAATGATCACAAGGGCTGCCACAACCGGGAAAAAAATCTTTTCCAGCTTGTTGACCTTTCTTATTTTCTTCATCCTGATCTTACGCTCCGCATCCGTGGTCATCAGGCGCATGATGGGCGGCTGGATAATGGGCACCAGGGCCATGTAAGAATAGGCAGCAACGGCGCAAACGCCGAGCATGTGGGGGGCAAGCTTGGATGCCAGAAAGATGGTGGTGGGTCCATCAGCCCCGCCGATGATACCGATGGTAGCCGCCTCCTGGATGTTGAACCCCATGGCCTGGGCCGCAAAAAAAGTGATGTACACCCCGGCCTGGGCCCCTGCCCCCAGAAACAGCAGTGAGGGTCTTGCCAGCATGGGGCCAAAATCGGTAAGCGCCCCAAGGCCCAGAAAGATCAACGGCGGAATCACCTCCCACTGGATGCCGAAATGATAAAATTTCCAGAGCAGTCCCTCTTCAGGCGTCATCAACCCTGCAAGGGGCAGATTGGCAACCAGGATACCGAACCCGATGGGCAGCAGCAGCAGCGGCTCATAGTTTTTTGCAATGGCAAGATACATCAGGCCCAGGGCAATGATCCACATTACCACCATGCCCGGGGTTAGATGGACAAAACCCGTTGTCTCGATGAGATACTTAATAAGATCCATTACGCCTTATCCCCTTTGCCGTTGAGTATCCATTGGGTTACGAAGGTGTTGAGTTTGATGGCGCCATAGAGAAGCCCCATGCCCACAAAAACCCCGGCAATACCGGATACAAAAACAACCATTGTCTGGTTCATCACGCTCTCTCCTTTAAACGCTGCAACACTCAGTCAAGGGGCCACAGGCCCTTTTCTTCAAGAACAGTCCTGAGCACCTTAAGGGCGGTATTCATGGCAGGGACCCCCCCGTACACCGAGGTTTGAAACATCACCTCGGAAATCTCCCGGGGCTTGCATCCCACATTCAGGGCTGCCTCAATGTGAAGCTTTAACTCTTCTGGCCGATCAAGGACAGTCAACGCCGCAACCGTCACAAGCTGCCGGGTGGTATGGGGGATCTTTTTTCTTGAATATATGGTGCCCGTGATATACAACGACATGTCCCGGGCAAGATCCTTGTCAAAGGAACGCCATAGTTCAAAGGGTTTCTCACCCTTCACCCCTTTAAAGTAGCGGGCCGCCGTCTCCTTTGTTTTCTCCACCAGATTTTTATCCGCCAGATTTTTCTCAACCAAATCCTTGTCCGCCATGGGAGTCTCCTTTACCGATTTGCCCGTTTAATGCCCAGCTGGTCAAGGGCAATGATCATCTTGCAGATGTTGGCAGAACCTTCCACCATGCTGTAGGTGGGGGCGTCCCTGTAAAAACGGGCCACAGGGTATTCCGTTGAATAGCCATAGGCCCCAAGGATTCTCATGGCAAAATTAGACGCCTTGGTGGCCACTTCGCCTGCAAGGTACTTGGCCTTGGCAACGTCAAGACCGTTGTTGATATTACCCTGATCCTTTTCAAAGGCTGCCCGGTAAACCATGAAACGGGCCGCATCAATCTCGGCTGCCATCTGGGCGATCATATCCTGATTCATCTGAAAAAGCCCAATGGGTTTGCCAAACTGTTTCCTGGTATTGCAATATTTAATGGCCTCGTCAAGGCATGCCTGGGCAAGGCCCACCCCGCCTGCTGCGGCCGAAAGACGAGTGTGGTTCAAGGACCCGAACAGAATCTTTGCCCCATCCCCTGATTTTCCAAGCAGATTCTCCTTGGGCACCTTGACATTATCCAGGAACACCTCTCCCGTGGGAGAAGAGTGTGAACCTAACTTCTCAAGGGCTGATGTGGAGATTCCAGGAAAATTCTTGGGCTCGATCACAAAGGCGGACAATCCCTTGGTTCCAATTGATTTGTCCGTATAGGCGTAGCAGATCAAAACATCGGCAATGGCCGCATTGGAGATCCAGGTCTTTGACCCGTTGAGCAGATAATGGTCGCCCTTGTCCTCGGCCGTGGTGGCCATGGCCATGACGTCGGATCCTGCATCGGCCTCGGTAATGCCGAAACCGCCCAGGTATTCGGCGGTGCAGAGCTTTTCAACATAGCGTTTCTTTGCGGCCTCAGTACCATATTTAAAGATCCCATATGCACATCCCAACACCTGCATGTTGACCTGGACCCTGAGAGAACTTGAGCCCTTGGCAATCTCCTCGGTGACAATCATGGCAGCCATCCAGCCCATGTCTTCTCCGCCGTACTCCTCGGGGATCACCGTGCCGTAGAATCCAAGCTCGCCCATGGGAAGTACGGCCTCCTTGTAGGGAAAATAGTTGGCCTCATCCCAGGCATCAGCATTGGGGGTAATCTTCTTTTTTACAAATTCCCTGACGGCTTTCTGCAACATTGTCATCTCTTTAGAGAGTCTGAAATCCATTGTATTCCTCACTTTTTTTTGTTTGCACTGTTTAAATTCCAGGGACACACGCATCCGAACATTGTTCCCAGGGGCTCCCCGGGACAGAATCAAAAACCATTTTTCCCTGGATCAAAGATTTGGTTCGTTGTGACAGAATCAACTCCTGTACATTTTCTCGACGGTTTCCATGGCTATCCCTGCTACCTTTTCATTGAACCTTGCATGGACGGCATGGGAGAGCATTTCAAAGGTAAAACCCTTGCCCTCCTTGGCCAGAAGCCCCAGGGAAGCCAGGGCCCAATCATGCCTCTTGACCTTGGACTCCTTGAAATCCACCTCAAATACCCTGGCAGGGGTTTCCGGAATCGCCACGCTTTTTTCCTTGATCACAAAGGTCTCCGGGGAAAGGGTTGCAAACATACTGCGGCGCCGCTGGACGCCTTCGTCGCTGATGGCCACCACCACAGTGGGGGCTTGAATGCCTGCATACCCTATTTTTTCAGGTGAAATCAAAATCTCACTCACGCTCTGCCCCCGGAGCACGGTAATATTGTAGTCATTCTTCATGGAGACATTCATCCCGGCGGTCATTCCGGCATAGCAGACAATGTCCCCAGCCGTGACAATTCGCATGCCGGCACTTCCGAGGATAACGATTTCTTCACGTTTGGGCGCTGCCGGATCAATCAGTTTCTCAATGGTGACAGGCTCTGGGAAACGTTTCTTTTCAAGGGCAAGCTGCCGGTAAACCTCACCATACTCAGCCCGTTTATTCTTCTCAACCGGACCGTTATTTCTGGGCATGGCCGCAATCATTTCATCAATGACCTTGGGGGTGAGCGGGTTTCT
Coding sequences:
- a CDS encoding NAD(P)/FAD-dependent oxidoreductase, with protein sequence MSNTYDVIIIGGGIMGSSTAYHLMKADKTLKVVVVEKDATYAKASTTLSMVNTRIQYSLKENIQISQHAENVLENFEDEMEVNGVRPNIVYKREGNLVILDAKAEASARKAYEMQKELGCAIEWWSPEKIKEVYPLYNMDGVVGGTFGPKDGHFDAYAVLMGYKAKARALGAQYMENEVVDLITADKAIQGVKLASGETLISSTVVNCTGAWAAKLCKKAGITIPVDPTKRQCFAVDPAIKPATALPLTFIPSGLYFRTETGGLILLGKSLPEDPVGFDFSWDQKRFLENLWIELAEFVPAFESLKLVRGWAGLYAVNTQDANSILGEWPELKGFYLVNGFSGHGLQQGPAVGRYITELITKTKPVLDLSIFGPQRIINNTPIMEGGIY
- a CDS encoding aspartate/glutamate racemase family protein, which codes for MTVYLANDSKKSWYGEAIGILILDATYPCIPGNVGNATTYDFPVRYKVVKDATIERLLTQRDPSLIQPFIDAARELEDEGVKAITGACGFMALFQQEIKRSVNIPVLMSSLLQIPFIQQIITPAKKVAVITADSTAITPEHFLNVGVNPDIALVLAGMENSTEFRESVLEEKGTLDSDKIEAEIVGVAKQVLEQNSDIGAFLLECSDLPPYSSAVFNATHLPVFDYITMIKHVYSTLRQVPYSGFM
- a CDS encoding citrate synthase: MENPHDTIQLSCKGRCFDFPLVEGSEGEQAIDIKTLRARTGLITLDPGYANTGSCTSSITFMDGERGILRYRGIPIQELAQQASFKETAFLLIHGSLPTRDELTQFSEQLTDYSPVHENMRLFFQNFPPNAHPMGILSSMVNSLRSFYPEIANEDEEIKVTVTRLISKIRTLAAMSYKISMGYQVIYPRPDLSYCANFLHMMFDSTVRPYELKEEVVHALRVIWILHADHEQNCSTSAVRLVGSARVNLYAAISSGITALWGPLHGGANQAVIEMLEAIRKGGGDCRSFVERAKNPNDSFRLMGFGHRVYKTYDPRAVIMKEVCHKLLGALGRSDALLDIARELEATALEDEYFISRNLYPNIDFYTGIAFRAMGIPTNMFPVMFAIGRLPGWIAQWLESIRDPHWKLSRPRQIYTGPKETAYTPIDQRV
- a CDS encoding acyl-CoA carboxylase subunit beta, encoding MRPYFEKMPDFGNPLKKGQIKRGVDNAQSLKAVEQEIDEAVDTIKNAGFSEEKINARGQMTVWQRLDYIVDKGTWSPLHILYNPANNSEGTTNVIDGLGKISGRWAVIIGFDNKVMAGAWLAGQSENILRVTDLAKRLNIPLVWLVNCSGAKLTEQEKFYANRRGAGTPFYRHAELNQMGIPVLAGIYGTNPAGGGYQSISPTILFAHKDCNIAVGGAGIVSGMAPKGNFDGAAAEQIIENTRHFKSHPPGSVATHYDGTGFFRYVYEEETGVLDGLKEYMAEIPAYNPRFFRVAEPAEPKFDAQDLYNLLPIDQKKVYDFEEILARLVDNSESMEFRPGYGPEVYTGLCKVNGFLVGIIGNRQGYLGKGYPEYADYPGMGGKLYRQGMIKMNEFVTLAGRDRIPLIWFQDTSGIDVGDTAEKAELLGIGQSLIYSIQQTDLPQMMVLLRKGSAAAHYLLGGPQGNDTNAFSIGTAASEVYVMHGETAAVAMYSRRLVKEKDAGRPIEPIIEKMNKIADDYKTFSRPKYCAEVGYVDEIVKLSEIRNYMVAFTGSAYQNPKSICPQHQMILPRIIKG
- a CDS encoding acetyl-CoA carboxylase biotin carboxyl carrier protein subunit, which translates into the protein MSEELLAPMLGKIVEIYVNVGDGVEEDDDAVLIEAMKMETPIYIPCNGKVATINVKVGDTVEEDAVLMTIDPQ
- a CDS encoding sodium ion-translocating decarboxylase subunit beta; its protein translation is MDLIKYLIETTGFVHLTPGMVVMWIIALGLMYLAIAKNYEPLLLLPIGFGILVANLPLAGLMTPEEGLLWKFYHFGIQWEVIPPLIFLGLGALTDFGPMLARPSLLFLGAGAQAGVYITFFAAQAMGFNIQEAATIGIIGGADGPTTIFLASKLAPHMLGVCAVAAYSYMALVPIIQPPIMRLMTTDAERKIRMKKIRKVNKLEKIFFPVVAALVIILLIPAAAPLIAMFMLGNLFRESGVVERLTHASQNELLNIVTIFLGLPVGATMNAEVFLKPEVIFVFCLGLVAFSVSTAMGIVLAKIMNLFLKDKINPLLGAAGVSAVPMAARVVHKVAQEADKKNYLLMYAMGPNVAGVIGTVIAAGIFLTLLQ
- a CDS encoding carboxymuconolactone decarboxylase family protein is translated as MADKDLVEKNLADKNLVEKTKETAARYFKGVKGEKPFELWRSFDKDLARDMSLYITGTIYSRKKIPHTTRQLVTVAALTVLDRPEELKLHIEAALNVGCKPREISEVMFQTSVYGGVPAMNTALKVLRTVLEEKGLWPLD
- the acd gene encoding glutaryl-CoA dehydrogenase Acd → MDFRLSKEMTMLQKAVREFVKKKITPNADAWDEANYFPYKEAVLPMGELGFYGTVIPEEYGGEDMGWMAAMIVTEEIAKGSSSLRVQVNMQVLGCAYGIFKYGTEAAKKRYVEKLCTAEYLGGFGITEADAGSDVMAMATTAEDKGDHYLLNGSKTWISNAAIADVLICYAYTDKSIGTKGLSAFVIEPKNFPGISTSALEKLGSHSSPTGEVFLDNVKVPKENLLGKSGDGAKILFGSLNHTRLSAAAGGVGLAQACLDEAIKYCNTRKQFGKPIGLFQMNQDMIAQMAAEIDAARFMVYRAAFEKDQGNINNGLDVAKAKYLAGEVATKASNFAMRILGAYGYSTEYPVARFYRDAPTYSMVEGSANICKMIIALDQLGIKRANR
- a CDS encoding thiamine pyrophosphate-dependent enzyme, translating into MSSFLNERRPPVFCPGCTHDRITKELDRALEIMGLPADKTVIVSDIGCSGLFDTFFNVHALHGLHGRALTYAQGLKLANPELNVIVTMGDGGLGIGGAHVLAACRKNMDVTLIVLNNFNFGMTGGQYSSTTPTAAVVGSEFLNHAEIPIDICAVAESAGATYISRCSGHDAKLAETFVEAMGHKGFSLVETFGMCTGRYTKRNPLTPKVIDEMIAAMPRNNGPVEKNKRAEYGEVYRQLALEKKRFPEPVTIEKLIDPAAPKREEIVILGSAGMRIVTAGDIVCYAGMTAGMNVSMKNDYNITVLRGQSVSEILISPEKIGYAGIQAPTVVVAISDEGVQRRRSMFATLSPETFVIKEKSVAIPETPARVFEVDFKESKVKRHDWALASLGLLAKEGKGFTFEMLSHAVHARFNEKVAGIAMETVEKMYRS